A window of Blastocatellia bacterium genomic DNA:
TAGTTTTTTGTTGCTGCTTGGGCTAGAGCTAGATCATTTAAAATAGCTATATCTCCAGGTTTAGTAGTTAAGGCTTGGGAAAGTTGTTCAATAGCTTTTTGATGATCATCTGAGAGTATTAATGCTTGGGCAAGGATTTGTCTGTTAGTTGTAGTTGGGTTTTTTTCAACTTCGGCAGTTAAGTTTTCTATAGTTGTTGCTAATTTGCTTTTTTGTTCTTCAGTTGAGCCACGTGATTCAAGCGAAGGTGCATAGTCAAACTCTGATATTCTTAAATCATTTGGACGACCCATTTGATTTATTTCTTTTATCACTAAAATACTTTTAGCAATTGTTTCATTAGTAGAACTATTATTTTGTGAATTTAATACTGCAAATGCACCTACAAGTAGAAATATTGCTAAGGATGCTGCAATGGCTAACTGGCTAATTTTCCACTTAAAAGGCTTAGAGATAGATTTTTCATTTAATGATTTTTGCTGATCTGCAAGAGAAACTATATTAGTTGGGTTATTAGGTTCTTTAATATCTTCTGTATCACCACTATTTGCTAAAGTAATTTTTACTAATTCACGGATTTTCTTTTCTTCAGCAGCTAAATTGTTATAGAGAAAAGATTCTTCAACAATGGACTCCTCTTTGTTAGTCATTTGAGATAAAGCGGCTAAAGTATTGCAGCATTCATCACATTCAGCTATATGAGCCTCAATTTCTGCTAGCTCACCATTACTTAGTTGGCTAGTGAAATATTTTAAGGTTTTTGCTTCATATGAACAGACATTATTT
This region includes:
- a CDS encoding tetratricopeptide repeat protein; this encodes MKTKSCETEVDVFSYFTIARKLLELKIMENNVCSYEAKTLKYFTSQLSNGELAEIEAHIAECDECCNTLAALSQMTNKEESIVEESFLYNNLAAEEKKIRELVKITLANSGDTEDIKEPNNPTNIVSLADQQKSLNEKSISKPFKWKISQLAIAASLAIFLLVGAFAVLNSQNNSSTNETIAKSILVIKEINQMGRPNDLRISEFDYAPSLESRGSTEEQKSKLATTIENLTAEVEKNPTTTNRQILAQALILSDDHQKAIEQLSQALTTKPGDIAILNDLALAQAATKNYQQALVYINEALAANPNYLSAIFNRALIYQELKQYNNARSDWENYLKLDANSSWAIEAKKYLQQIP